ATCCTGGACCAATCAAGAGTTCTTACTGTCCATTTCTTTGTTATGTTCATTATTGCTAGATAAGCCATCTTTAAGAGAGAATTGTCTGTTGGAAAGACTCCTTTGTTCTTCGTTACCTTCCTCAGTTGTCTATTAACTGATTCAATGGGATTAGTTGTATAAACCAATCTTCTCAGTTCCTCTGGATATTGAAAGAAGGTTGAGAGAGTTTCCCAGTTATCCTTCCAGCTTTTTATTGACAAGTGGTATTTGTCGCCCCACTTCTCTTCTAGTGCAAGTAATGCATTCCATCCCGCCTCTCTTGTAGGTGCCTGATAAATTGTCTTGAGATCGCGTGCTAGAGGTCTACGATCCCTCCAGGTAACATATCTCATGGTGTTCCTTATCTGGTGAACTATGCACTTCTGAACCTCTGAGAATGGATATACAGCCTCTATGGCTTCTTCCATTCCGCTTAATGCATCTATTGAGAAGATTGCCACGTCTTCAACCCCGCGATTCTTCAATTCGTTGAGAATGCTTAGCCAGTAGCTTGCTCCTTCTGTTTCACTTATCCACATGCCTAGAATGTCTTTGTGGCCATTTAGGGATACTCCTAAGGCTATATAGAGTGCTTTCTTCCTTACCTGGTTGCTTTCAACGACCCTGAAGAATACGGCATCCATGTAGACTATCGCATACGCAGATTCTAAT
This portion of the Mesotoga sp. BH458_6_3_2_1 genome encodes:
- a CDS encoding IS256 family transposase: MKFDREKIKSLIEKNGFEDVGDVQEAMKELFGDVIKEMLEGELEDELGYSKHDYKNKETDNSRNGHSKKTVRSDYGEIELEIPRDRKGEFEPVVVKKHQRDISGIEDQIISMYARGMTVRDIQSHIEDIYGSRLSAESVSRITDKILPLVSEWRNRPLESAYAIVYMDAVFFRVVESNQVRKKALYIALGVSLNGHKDILGMWISETEGASYWLSILNELKNRGVEDVAIFSIDALSGMEEAIEAVYPFSEVQKCIVHQIRNTMRYVTWRDRRPLARDLKTIYQAPTREAGWNALLALEEKWGDKYHLSIKSWKDNWETLSTFFQYPEELRRLVYTTNPIESVNRQLRKVTKNKGVFPTDNSLLKMAYLAIMNITKKWTVRTLDWSRILTQLVIKYERLAKYIS